The proteins below are encoded in one region of Phaseolus vulgaris cultivar G19833 chromosome 1, P. vulgaris v2.0, whole genome shotgun sequence:
- the LOC137814192 gene encoding sm-like protein LSM2 gives MLFFSYFKDLVGREVTVELKNDLAIRGTLHSVDQYLNIKLENTRVVDQDKYPHMLSVRNCFIRGSVVRYVQLPPEGVDIELLHDATRREARGG, from the exons ATG TTGTTCTTCTCGTACTTCAAGGATTTGGTGGGAAGAGAAGTAACCGTGGAGCTGAAGAACGATTTGGCCATCAGAGGGACATTGCATTCCGTTGATCAGTACCTCAACATAAAGCTCGAAAACACTCGCGTCGTCGATCAAGACAAGTACCCCCACATG CTTTCTGTAAGAAACTGCTTCATCAGAGGTTCGGTAGTGAGATATGTGCAATTACCTCCAGAAGGGGTGGACATTGAATTGTTGCACGATGCCACGAGGAGAGAGGCTCGGGGCGGTTAG
- the LOC137814188 gene encoding elongation factor Tu, mitochondrial: MATLLLRQSSSTSRRLFPFASQIHSSLSRSPLSTPNDSTTSSSYSFNSNPWWRSMATFTRTKPHVNVGTIGHVDHGKTTLTAAITKVLADEGKAKAVAFDEIDKAPEEKKRGITIATAHVEYETVKRHYAHVDCPGHADYVKNMITGAAQMDGGILVVSAPDGPMPQTKEHILLARQVGVPSLVCFLNKVDAVDDPELLELVEMELRELLSFYKFPGDDIPIIRGSALSALQGTNDEIGRQAILKLMDAVDEYIPDPVRQLDKPFLMPIEDVFSIQGRGTVATGRVEQGIIKVGEEVEVLGLMQGGPLKTTVTGVEMFKKILDQGQAGDNVGLLLRGLKREDIQRGQVIAKPGSVKTYKKFEAEIYVLTKDEGGRHTAFFSNYRPQFYLRTADITGKVELPENVKMVMPGDNVTAVFELISPVPLDAGQRFALREGGRTVGAGVVSKVLS; this comes from the exons ATGGCAACTCTTCTTCTCAGACAGTCCTCTTCCACTTCTCGCCGCCTCTTCCCCTTCGCCTCTCAAATCCACTCTTCCTTATCTCGTTCTCCTCTCTCTACTCCCAATGACTCCACCACCTCCTCCTCCTATTCTTTCAATTCCAATCCCTGGTGGAGATCCATGGCAACTTTCACCAGAAC GAAGCCTCACGTTAATGTCGGAACTATTGGACACGTGGATCACGGGAAGACCACGCTAACCGCGGCAATCACCAAG GTGCTTGCGGATGAAGGGAAGGCTAAGGCTGTGGCCTTTGATGAAATTGACAAGGCTCCTGaagagaagaagagaggaaTCACCATTGCAACG GCTCATGTGGAGTATGAGACTGTAAAACGACATTATGCGCATGTGGACTGCCCTGGACACGCGGATTATGTTAAA aatatgaTTACGGGAGCTGCTCAGATGGATGGTGGTATACTTGTTGTATCTGCACCTGATGGACCAATGCCTCAAACCAAGGAGCACATTCTTCTTGCTCGCCAA GTTGGTGTGCCATCTCTTGTGTGCTTTCTAAATAAAGTTGATGCTGTTGATGATCCAGAGTTGTTAGAGCTTGTAGAAATGGAGCTACGTG AGCTTCTGAGCTTCTACAAGTTCCCTGGGGATGATATCCCTATCATTAGAGGTTCAGCGTTGTCTGCTTTACAGGGTACAAATGATGAGATTGGAAGACAAGCCATTCTAAAATTAATGGATGCTGTAGATGAATACATTCCTGACCCTGTTCGCCAACTTGACAAGCCTTTCCTAATGCCAATTGAAGATGTGTTCTCAATTCAG GGACGAGGAACAGTTGCCACTGGCCGTGTTGAACAAGGGATCATTAAAGTCGGTGAAGAAGTGGAGGTGTTGGGTCTAATGCAG GGTGGTCCTCTGAAAACAACAGTAACTGGAGTTGAGATGTTCAAGAAGATTTTGGATCAAGGACAA GCTGGTGACAATGTTGGTCTTCTTCTCCGTGGTCTGAAGCGTGAAGATATTCAACGTGGTCAG GTGATTGCCAAGCCAGGTTCTGTAAAAACATACAAGAAATTTGAGGCAGAGATATATGTACTCACAAAGGATGAGGGTGGCCGACACACCGCTTTCTTCTCTAACTACAGACCTCAGTTTTACTTGAGGACCGCTGATATTACTGGAAAAGTAGAGTTGCCTGAAAATGTTAAGATGGTTATGCCCGGGGACAACGTTACAGCTGTGTTTGAATTGATTTCACCAGTTCCACTTGATGCAG GACAaagatttgcattgagagaagGCGGCAGAACAGTTGGTGCAGGTGTGGTGTCAAAAGTACTGAGCTAG
- the LOC137814191 gene encoding BTB/POZ and MATH domain-containing protein 2-like: MGKILRETAKPSANSSSASPSSAAPATTSSTSVTETVRGSHQFKITGYSLSKGIGIGKYMPSEQFSVGGYDWAIYFYPDGKSVEDNATYVSLFIALASDGTDVRALFELTLLDQSGKERHKVHSHFERTLESGPYTLKYRGSMWGYKRFFKRTALETSDYLKDDCLSVNCSVGVVRSRTEGPKIYTIAIPPSSIGQQFGQLLENRKGSDVNFEVDGEIFAAHKLVLAARSPVFRAQLFGPMKDQNTQCIKVEDMEAPVFKALLHFIYWDSLPDMHELTGLNSKWASTLMAQHLLAAADRYGLERLRLKCEASLCEDVAINTVATTLALAEQHHCFQLKAVCLKFIATSENLRAVMQTDGFEYLKESCPSVLTELLEYVARFTEHSDFMCKHRNEALLDGSDINGRRVKQRL; the protein is encoded by the exons ATGGGTAAGATTCTCCGAGAAACCGCGAAGCCATCGGCGAATTCTTCATCGGCGTCCCCCTCTTCGGCAGCGCCCGCCACCACGTCTTCCACGTCGGTGACGGAGACTGTGAGGGGCTCGCACCAGTTCAAGATCACGGGGTACTCGCTCTCGAAGGGGATCGGGATTGGCAAGTACATGCCCTCCGAGCAGTTTTCCGTTGGAGGGTACGATTGGGCGATTTATTTTTACCCCGATGGGAAGAGCGTGGAGGACAATGCCACCTACGTGTCGCTCTTCATCGCTCTGGCCAGCGACGGCACCGACGTTAGGGCACTTTTCGAGTTGACCCTTTTGGATCAGAGTGGCAAGGAAAGGCACAAGGTGCATAGCCATTTCGAGAGGACACTCGAAAGCGGGCCTTACACGTTAAAATACCGCGGTAGTATGTG GGGTTACAAAAGATTTTTTAAGAGAACAGCTCTGGAAACATCGGACTACCTTAAAGATGATTGTCTCTCTGTGAATTGTAGTGTTGGTGTTGTGAGGTCACGTACAGAAGGTCCTAAAATCTATACCATAGCAATACCACCCTCTAGCATTGGTCAGCAATTTGGGCAACTACTTGAAAATCGTAAAGGAAGTGATGTGAATTTTGAAGTGGACGGAGAAATTTTTGCTGCTCATAAATTGGTATTAGCGGCTCGCTCACCTGTTTTTAGAGCACAGCTTTTTGGTCCTATGAAAGATCAGAATACCCAGTGTATTAAGGTTGAAGACATGGAGGCTCCAGTTTTCAAG GCATTGCTTCATTTTATATACTGGGACTCACTACCAGACATGCATGAGCTTACTGGGTTGAACTCGAAGTGGGCATCAACCTTGATGGCTCAGCATCTTCTAGCAGCAGCTGATCGATATGGCTTAGAGAGGCTTAGGCTGAAGTGTGAAGCAAGTCTTTGTGAAGACGTAGCGATTAATACTGTGGCTACGACTCTAGCCTTGGCAGAGCAGCACCATTGTTTCCAGCTGAAAGCTGTTTGTCTCAAGTTTATCGCTACTTCTGAAAATCTTAGAG CTGTGATGCAAACTGACGGATTTGAGTACTTGAAGGAAAGTTGCCCATCTGTTCTGACTGAGCTATTGGAGTACGTGGCCAGATTTACTGAGCATTCGGACTTCATGTGCAAGCATAGGAATGAAGCACTACTTGATGGCAGTGACATAAATGGGAGGCGGGTCAAGCAAAGGCTCTAG
- the LOC137814190 gene encoding uncharacterized protein: MVQSLCLMASHGYPPGLVLHPQLGLPGTNMKGYQISFPSPVAKVDLIRYQSPYLKQSPCGELRKGQNEWFDYNEVINVDSSVQSPVLMDEQANCSNAVLFGFGIVEQCTKRDEIINMLMSETAEAGIDGANLSLLPDLMKLQLAGIGESQQPLSSLIYPTNKFIIQKLLLPLVQDSALSSKITVHPDGQITCMGTAIQLKDLLSVVAESYISKSSGKGEKQSMLVPHFSWVNINELERSHSSTLKNQSTLAAPLKSPEKVKVKPGPRKNKKVGRDRDLYKNYSHACETLLSLMVDKKQRGKTTIISLKKSGPELTDLLTQFSAGIAGTGLAVLLSVMCNLACGRSTFCASSLFNTGFGLGLVWLSGAVNKLRVTIVSISKNAGKLGLKEEKMMQKLDKTITDIYYTAAALLALVVLRLA; this comes from the exons ATGGTGCAGAGTCTCTGTTTGATGGCTTCTCATGGTTACCCTCCCGGTCTTGTCTTACACCCACAACTGGGTTTGCCCGGCACCAACATGAAG GGCTACCAAATATCCTTTCCTTCTCCAGTAGCAAAAGTAGACCTGATCAGATATCAGTCTCCTTATCTTAAGCAAAGCCCATGTGGGGAGTTAAGGAAAGGCCAGAATGAATGGTTTGATTACAATGAGGTTATTAATGTTGACTCATCAGTTCAAAGTCCGGTGCTTATGGATGAACAAG CAAACTGCTCAAATGCAGTTCTTTTTGGCTTTGGAATTGTTGAACAATGCACTAAGCGTgatgaaattataaatatgcTAATGTCTGAGACTGCTGAAGCAGGAATAGATGGAGCAAATTTATCTTTGTTGCCCGACTTAATGAAATTGCAGTTGGCAGGCATTGGTGAATCTCAACAACCATTGTCATCTCTTATCTACCCAACTAACAAATTCATCATTCAGAAGCTTTTACTGCCTCTTGTTCAAGATTCAGCCCTTTCTTCAAAGATCACGGTTCATCCAGATGGTCAAATCACATGTATGGGTACTGCAATTCAGTTGAAAGATCTTCTCTCTGTAGTTGCTGAGTCATACATATCAAAAAGCTCAGGAAAGGGTGAAAAGCAATCTATGCTTGTTCCACACTTCAGTTG GGTGAATATCAATGAATTAGAGAGAAGTCATTCCTCTACATTGAAGAATCAATCCACTTTAGCTGCTCCTTTAAAGAG CCCTGAGAAAGTCAAAGTCAAGCCAGGTCCAAGAAAGAACAAGAAAGTAGGCAGGGACAGGGATCTCTACAAGAACTATTCACATGCATGTGAGACCCTTCTGTCCCTGATGGTTGACAAGAAGCAGCGTGGCAAGACCACAATTATCTCCCTGAAGAAATCGGGCCCTGAGCTTACCGATCTCCTGACACAATTTTCTGCCGGCATTGCTGGAACTGGCCTCGCGGTTCTGCTATCAGTAATGTGTAACCTAGCTTGTGGAAGGTCTACCTTCTGTGCTTCTAGCTTGTTCAACACTGGGTTTGGATTGGGGTTGGTTTGGCTTTCTGGGGCAGTAAATAAGCTCAGGGTCACAATTGTGAGCATCAGCAAAAACGCAGGAAagttgggtttgaaagaagagaaAATGATGCAGAAGCTGGATAAGACCATAACAGATATTTACTATACTGCTGCAGCATTGCTAGCACTGGTGGTGCTGAGACTTGCTTGA